TGCAATTTTTTAAATCAGATTTATTTTATGCTAGTTAATAAAGTGTCAATAGAGTTGTTCGAACAATTATTAAGTTTGTGCGAATCGTTGGAAGATGATGAATTCACGAGCCCGTTGAACATCATTCACAATGCAACTGTGGGTAAGCATATAAGACATATACTAGAGTTCTATATAGGACTGAAAAATGGACTTGAAAGCGGTGTCGTTTCTTACGATAAAAGATCTCATGATCAAGGCTTGGAAACAAGCAGAGCATTGACATCCACAAAGATTAAAGAGCTTATTGATTTTTATCAATCATTGAGTTCTGATAAAGAAATAGAACTTGAGTTTAGTTACCCTATTTCTAAGATTGATGACAAAAAGATAGCAACGTCAGTCGAAAGAGAAATTGTGTATAACATTGAACATGCAATACACCATATGGCAATTATCAGAATTGCAGTAGAGCAGAATTTCAAAAACGTTGCTTTTGAACCAAGCTTTGGAGTCGCACAATCTACAATAGTTTACAATAATTAATTAAAAAGCGATTAAGGATTATTTCTTTAATCGCTTTTTATTTTTCACGTTCTATTGCACTGGATTATCAATTCTTCCTATGTTTTCAATTTCCACACTGATATGATCTCCAGCCTGCAAAAAACGTCCAGTTGATTGTCCTACACCTTCAGGAGTTCCTGTCAAAATAACTGTGCCTGGCTCAAGAGTAGTATCTGCACTTAGAAATTCAATAATTTCGGGCACGCTGAATATCATATCTTCAGTATTAGATTCTTGAACTTTATTGTCATTCAAAAATGTGCTAAGTTTAAGCTTGTCAGGATTAGAAATGACATCTTTAGTGACTATAGCAGGACCTAAAGGGCAGAAAGTATCAAATGACTTTCCTCTGCACCATTGACTCCCTCCAAATTCCATCTGCCAGTCTCTAGCGCTAACATCATTCGCAATAGTATAGCCTAATACATAATCCAGTGCATTTTCTTGTGTCGCATTAAAACACTTCTTGCCGATCACAATTGCTAACTCGCCTTCATAGTCAACCTTCTCGCTTTTCAGTTGACTAGGCAATCTAATCGGCAAATTAGGATCCTGAATACTGCTATTTTGCTTATAAAATACTACAGGAAATTTAGGGAAAGCCAAACCTAATTCCTCAGCATGTTTTCGATAATTCAAACCTATGCCTATGATATTGGAAGGCTTCAGTGGACTTAGTATTTCTTTAAGCTCTATTTGAGAACCAAGTTCTTTTTTTTCTGAATAAATACTATTCATTATTTCCAGCAAACTGCCATCTGCCTGTAAACAAGCATAACAAACTCGATCTTCTATATCTCTAACTCTTAGGATTCTCATAATATTTCTTTTATTTCGAATTGAAATTAGTCATAATCCAACTCAATTCAAACTATGTTCTTTATTCGGATTATTGGATCATTTCTAGTACCTTTAACGGTCAAAATTGGAAAGAAAAGCTCATTATGCTTGATCCAATTATTATTTTTCGCAATAATGAATTCGCTAACGTTTTCTATACAATAGGCGAAGGAGTTTTATAAATCAAACACCAATATATGTCGGCGTATCAGTCTGCATTGCAATTATTTAAAGAATTAGGAGGAAAGCGAGAAAGAGAAATCGTTAACTACCTATTTGTCCATAAGGAAAGCTCTATAGAAGTAATTAGAGATCTGGCTGAAGGAGATGATCGATTTGTTAATTCTCTAATTGCCAAAAATATTCTTCACCAATCCGGCGAAGTCATCATGCTTGATGAAAGAATTTATCTATTTGTAGAAAAATTTCTTGAAATCAATGAAGACATTGACAATTTCGAAATAGATGAAAGAATCGCAAGCATCAGGCAGAATATAAGACTATTCAAAATCGAAGAATCTTTTCTGGAAAAAGAGAGGCTCATTAATAAATTCAAAAGGTCTATTAATGCTCTAGGAAGAGTTGTCAAAAGAAATGTCATCGACTTAAGTAGACAAGTCCAAAGAGTTTATAAGACGGAAATAAATGTTGATATAAAGCATCATAAAATCCTAGCTCACAATCAAAGAGCTTCCAAGCTTCGACTGCTTATACACGAAATAGAGCAAATGATCGACGAGGAAGGTTTCTTTGAAAATCTTAGAGATTTAGCTTTAAGAAAAATTATCATCGAGCTCAAGTATGATTACCTAAGAGTAGCAAAAGCAAATCTAAGAGAGCTTCATCAAGAAATTATTGATTACCTCAATAAGATTGAATTCCTAACTAATTTTTACAAGAAGATTCATGTCGTAAAAAAGTTTAAGGATCAGTTTGAGCTTGAAGCATATTCCAATGTCAACGATCTTTTTGAAGATGACAAGTCATTGCCCTTTGAGCCAAGGCTTATTATGCCAGCATTGCCATCACTAGATTATCTGGCAACTGATGACGGGTACGATATGATCTTAAAAGTTTCGGAAAAGGTTGAGCATAAGCGAAAAAGCAGAAGCAAAGCTACATCCGCCATAGACAAAGACTTATTGTTGAATATCAAAGAAAAAGAGCAAGTTATTAATTATGGAGCATTGAAAGATAAGTTCCAGTCAGGCAAAAATGATTTATTCACTTTTCTACTTAATGAAAAAAGCACGAAAGAATTAGAGCTTAGCTCTATTGTAAAGATCTTTTGCAAGATCGCATTGCTTTATGAGGATGAGATGAAATTCACTGGACATAACGATGTTCATGAAAATCTAAAGTATGCCATCATTTTTCCCAAGCCTAAGTCCCGTAAAATCAGCAAGTAATGAATGAGAATATACAACCATATTTAGCTCAAATTTTTGAATATTTGAGCAGAGGTAATTTTGTGAATGAAAATAGTTCATCAAAAAGCCAAAGAAAATTATATCAAATCATAAATGAAAATTTCGAGGATGTGCAATTATATTTCGCTCCTCTGAAGTTTGTATTGGAACCTTCTCAAAACAGCAGTTATTATTATTTTTCAAGGCAAGAAAGCCGATACAACTTAGAACAGAAACTTGCCAAGTTCTACGACTACATAGATATCATGGCGTTTTTTGCTGATTTCAATATTTCCATGTCAGAAGGATTTCGATTTAGCGTCAATGAGCTTGAGCAAAAGTGCAAGGTAGACACAAACCTTTCAGACCAGCTAAAAGCAATCATCAAAGAGGAAAACAACATCTTGGATAGAGTGCTCAAGATTGTGAAAATGATGACTGATCGAGGTTTTTTTGAATGTGAAAATGAAGAAAAAAAAGAATATAAAGTACTTTCTTCATATACTTATTTGCAAGATTTAGTACAATTAATTGATATTGAGGTTATTGAAAATGAAAAGCCACTTAAATAGATTAATTTTTATAAATAGTGCTTCAGTGCCTTATGCTGAAGTTGCATTGGATGGAAATATTCACTTTGTAGGTTCTAATGGTTTTGGAAAAACAACCGTATTGAGATCCATATTATTCTTTTATAATCCCACTTCCGACAAGAGAGCTCTTGGAATTAGGGAAGATCAAAAGTCTTTTTCCAATTATTATTTCGAACATGAGAACTCTTATATTCTATATGAAATAGCCAAAGAAAACTTTAAGTTTCATATAGCTGTATATAAAAAAGGCGGAAAACTGCAGTTTAGATTTGTAAATTCTGAATTTGATAAAAACCTCTATATCAAAGAAGATTACACTGCTCGTTCTCACGATGAACTTTGGAAGTATATGGACAATCAACTTGTATCATATACCGATGAACTTGTTCGTTATGCGGATTTGCGAAAAATCATATATGGCTCCAGCAATAATAAAAAATATTTTCAATACAGCCTTTTTCCGTCCGAAGACGGAGCTTTTAAGCGTAATAATGCTAATATACCCCAGCTGATTTCCAATATCTTCAGAACGTCAAAATTAGACTCAAGACACATCAAAAAGTCCATAATCGAAGCTGTATATGAAGAAGATGTCAAGCCAATCGATTTAACCACAATCGAAAGACAATTGGCAAAGTTTAGAAACGATTACAAAGATCTTGAGGCATTTGAAAACAACCAAGAACTTGCCAATGAGATAATCAAGCTTAGCGAGTCTTCTAAAGACTTGGACAAAAGCATGAAAGAAAATGCAAATTTGCTTGGCTTGGGGATTCAAAACGTATCAAAAAAACTTGGAGAGTTAGAAGTAAAGCTTGACACAAACAAAGTCAAAATAAACGACATCGAGAAAAATCAAGCTGAACAGCTTTCCATACATGATCAAAGGAAAGAAGATCTTAATGGTCAAAAGGCCGTTCTGTTGAGAGATTTGAATGAAATCAAACGTTTAAGAGAACATTATGCTAGCTCTAATATATCTGAAGTCATAAAAAGGGTAGACCAAAAACCTTCTTTAAAAATAGAAATCGAACAACTAACTAAGGATATTTCTGATTTCAAAGGCACTCATAAAAATGCTAATAAGCTTTTTGAGACTAAAATAGAAGAAGCTAAATCCAATTTTTCTAAAGTTGAAAATGAATTTCTTAACAAAACAAAAGAATTAGAAGACAAATACAGGGAAATAGCAGAAGCAAAAAAGAACAAATTTCGAGATGAACTGGATCAAAAGCACTTGTCTATACAAGAGGAAATAAAAGAACTTGATGAAGAGTTGGTTTTATTAAAAGAAGAGATTGTTGAAGTTGAGTATCATGCTAAGGATGGACTGAAATCACACCCACTGAGCATAAAAGAAAGGAACTTAAAGCAACAATTGCTCACTCTAAAAAATCAGTCGCAAGATCTAGAAAGCTTGATCAAAAATATTAAGAAAGATTTGAGCCTGCTCAAGGAAAAGTTGGAATTGAAATTAAAATCTCATGAAAACGAATTTGTATACAAGCTAAAATCTTTACAGAATGAGATCAACCTTAATAATGAAAGGCTTCAAGAATGTGATAAAAAACTAAATCAGTTTGATGGATCACTATTGGAATATCTTCAAAATAATGATGCCAATTGGACTGAAAATATTGGCAAGGTTATCAAGGATGAATTGCTTTATCAGCCTAATATCATCATAGACAAATCCAGAGACTCAAGTGAAACAATATTTGGATACAAGTTTGACTTAAGCAAATTAGCTACAGCCAAAAACAGCTACAAAGACTTATTGCATAATCAAGAAAAAATTCAAACAAAAATATCAAGCTCTAAAAGGGATTTCTCAAGGCTTCAAGAGGAGAAAGAAACAAAAAATGATGAAATAAAAAGAGAATTTGAAGCTGAATCTAAAAAGTTGAAGTCTGAATTAGATCAATTTGAGTATAAATTTACTCAGCTTGAATTTGAATTAAAGGAATGTGAACTTGAACATGAAGAAACATCCGCTAAGTTTCTAGAAATCAGAAATCAAAAAGCTGATGAGAACAACTCTAAATTAAACTATTTAAATGAAAAATTTAACTTAGTCACGTCAAATAAAAACAGAAAACTCTTAGAGTTTTCTGTAAAAAAAGACCTTATAAGAGATGAGAATACAAAAATAGAGCAAATTGTTAAATCCGAGAAAGAAACTTCTCTTCTTCCAGTTAATCAAAACTTTGAAGAATACAAAAAACAATTTAATGCTGATTTTCTAAAGTTAGAAGAGCTTAAATCCTCATCGCTGAAGAAGTCAGGCATCGACCCTTCTCTGATAAGGGAGAAAGAAAATCGACTTAGCCAATTGAACAGCCTGCTAAGTCAGATTGAAGGAAAAGAAGAAAAACTGGTCGAACAATATCTTTATGACCAAGATAGGATTTTATCAAAAGGGGATGAGATTGAAGAAAAGTATGATTTTATCATACAAGAATTAGATAAGGAGAAAAAGTCTTTCGCATCTGTAAATTCTGAATACTTATCTTCTATTGATCAGTTGAAGGAAAATCAATATCAATGGCATACGGAAAAAATTGATCTTGAAAATGTCTTGAAAGAAGATATTGATACTTTTAGAAATTTGTCTCATAGTCCATACCATAAGTTTAAGAGCAGAATAGACACTCCCAAAGCTATTAATGAAAATTCAAATATCAATGTAAAGGCCCTGATTAACTCTTTAAACTCTGATTATAGCCATTATAATTTGAATTTATCTACTCTTCAAAAGCGAATGAATAAATTCACTGGGTTGTTTTCTCCAAATAACTTCCTGAATTTTTCATCGTCAAGACAAATGGAGTCGGATCTGGATTTTTTCAGGTTTGTCGAGAACAAATTAAAGCCTTTTGTTGAAAGCAAGTCCATTGAGACAGCAAGAAGTCAAATCGAACAATTGCATGGTGAATTAATCAATGACATAGCTTTGGAAATAAAGGATTTTTCATCCAAAAGCACCGAATTGGAGGAGACCATTTCTCAAATCAATAGCGATTTCACTCAAACGAACTTTGTAGGTGTTGTCAAGTCAATTGAGCTTGATTATCGTCCAAAAGATATCGGCGTTGTTAGTGTATTGAAAAAAATCAAATCATTCACTGAGCAACATAACATAGGCAATCAATTTGATTTCTTTAAAGAGAACGACAACAATAAGATCAATCAAAAATCCGTAAAGCTTCTCTCAGAACTTAAAAACGCGATTGACAAAGAAGGCAAGTTTGTCATTTCACTGGAAGACACTTTTGACATTTGGTTCAAAGTCGCTGAGAACAACAATAATACTGGATGGGTGGAGAAATTATCCAACGTAGGCTCTGAAGGCACTGATGTCTTGGTCAAATCAATGATCTATATAACTTTATTAAATGTATTCAAATTAAACGCTTTCAAGACAAATGACAACTACCAATTGCATTGTATGATCGATGAAGTTGGCAAGCTATCTGACAGGTATTTGAGAGAATTAATTGAATTCACAAACAATAAAAATATTAAATTAATTTTTGGGTCGCCAAATGAAAATGATCCATTAATTTATCAACATGTGTATAAACTGCATCGTGAAAATGATCAAATAATGATAGTTGAATTGATAGGTGAGTCAATTTAATCGTTAAAAAATTCAACAATAAATAAATCTCTTTGTTATTCTAAAAAATGTATCAAATAAATTTAGAGTAATGAAGAGATTTTATGTTAATTTATGTCTGTTGGCAGTGGCAACATTGTCATTATTTTCCTGTAACAAGGATGAAGATGAGCTAAATCAAGGCGAGGCTTCATCATTGTCTACATGCATTCCAGTTTCTGTTTCTTCCTCAGATGGCTCTGTTGTCGACTATATATACGAGGATGGAAAGCTTCAGCAAACCAGCAATTCTATTCCAGGAAATTATCCAGCTTTAGTAAAATTCATTTACGACGGAGATAGATTAGTTGAGAAGAAAATTTTCTCTGGTGTCGTTTTAACTAGCCGGGAAGCTTTTATTTATTCAAACGATGTTCACACAAAAACAGAGTACTATTATTATGTTCCTAAAAGCGCTTTAGAAGAACCTTCTGAAGATGATCAAACAGTCTCAAGGTTAAAAGCTTTCTCTCAAAGTAGAACATCAGAAGATGATGAAATTGTTGAGGTACTTGTATATGTTGAAAATTTGGATAGAGATAGTGATGGAAATGTCATTAAGATCACTTCAATCAATAATTTCACTGAAGAATTACTACAAACAGTAAATTATGAATATGATGAAAGCATGAATGTAAAGAAAGAAACCCTTGAAGATGCAACAGGAAAATTAGTAGTTGAATACAGCTTTGATGATAAATTCCATCCAGACGTAAATCTTTCATTCACAGCATTTATTGGTGTGTTGAATAAAAACAACATAATCTCATCCAAAAGAACGGTCACAAACAAAGCTGATGGCCAAACTTCATCTAATAACTTTGAATACAATATCACTTATAATGAAAATGATTTTCCTGAAAAAATTCAAAATATTGTAATCATTGAATCGGCAGGAGAAAGCGTGAAAGTTCCTGATCTAACATCAGACTACGCATACAATTGCAATAAATAAATTTAAAAAGTAATTTATAAAACAAAAAGCTGGCTATGAAGCCAGCTTTTTTTATATGAACGAACAAGAAGTCTCATTGAAGTGTTGAAGACGTAATTGTGATAATCGCATTGCTTAGAATTAGGTTATTTAAACTTGAAAGGTATGAGGGAAGGATATAAAACAAAATCAACACTATTTTTTATTCTATTTTTCATTTGCGTAAATGCAACATTCATATTAATTAGTCATTACAATACTGAAAAGGTCGATTCATCAGAAATTTTCGCTAAAATATCTAAATCCAAAAAAATTAAAAATCCCTATTTTTTCACGGAGGCAGGTTTAGCTGGATTAGAATTAAACTCAAATCCAAATATTGATGAAAAATCATTAATGGATCATTTTAAAGGCACAACTATTATAGAAAATATAGCGCAAGAAGATTCACCAGCATTTAGATATTTTGATATCGTTGATGATAAGATGGAACATAGCTACTTTAAAATGACTCCAAAAAATAGCGAAAAAGTAGAATTGGTTCTAAGCTATGTTTCAAAAGCAAGCGATATTTACAAAGTTAATATTGGCGCTCCTGTCAAAACAGTAATCACCAAAAGAAAGAATCCTAAACATTATCAAAAAGGAGAATCTCACTATCTACTTTACAAAGGATCTCATATTTTTTATCAGATTTCAAACCCAGAAATTGAACTAGCGTCTTATCAAGGTGATGTGCTAGAAAAAAGTGAAAGTAAAAATTGGTTTGTTATTGGAATAGGATGGTCTAAGGAATTAATAAACGAACCCAATTTTAATTTGGAGTAAATTCCGAAACTATTTGTAAATTTGTTCGTTGCAGAACATACTGCAAAATCAAATCTACTAATTATGGAAATCACCCTGAATAATAAAATCATTGAAAGCTTGAAATGGAGATACGCTGTAAAAAAATTCAGCGATAAAAAATTAACCGAAGAAAAACTTGAAGTGCTTATTGAGTCTTTAAGATTAACTCCTTCAGCATATGGGCTTCAAGGTTGGAAATTTTTAATTATTGAGAATAAGGAAATTCGAGAACAACTTGTAGAACCAGCATTTAATCAAAGACAAGTACTAGAAGCTTCGCATTTGATCGTAATGTGTACTGTTGACAATTATGGTCATGAACATGTGGAAAGTTTCATGTCTGAGGTGGCGGATGCTAGAAACGTATCAATAGACTCACTCGAAGGATACTCCAACATGATAAAAGGAACAATCAATAACCATAGTGATGAATCAAAAGAAACGTGGTTAAGCAAGCAACTTTATATTGCGCTTGGAAATTTGCTAACTACTTGTGCTATTGAAGAAGTGGATTCGTGTCCTATGGAGGGCTTTATTAAGGAAAAGTATGACGATATACTTAACCTAAAGGAAAAAGGTTTGAAATCTCAATTAATTGTTCCTATAGGATATAGAGCTGAAGATGATCCTTACGCTTCGCTTAAAAAAGTAAGAAAAAATCAAGAAGATGTAATTGAATGGATTTAACACCATTTCGCATCATATTTTTTTGTTTTTGTATGCATATATAAAATATTATTTTAATTTTGTCCCCAAACATATAATTTACAAAATAATATTTTATTCCAGTTCAATCGACTATGGAGGAATTAAAGAGAATCATCGAAGAGGCTTGGGAAAACAGAGAGCTTCTTAAAGAGCAGTCTGTTCAAGATACTATCAGAGAAGTAATAGAGCATTTAGATAAAGGTCGTATTAGAGTTGCTGAACCAGCAGGAGATGACTGGCAAGTGAACGAATGGGTAAAAAAAGCAGTGGTATTGTATTTCCCAATACAAAAAATGAAAATCACTGAAGCTGGTCCATTGGAGTTTCATGATAAAATGGAACTTAAGAGAAATTACGATCAACTTGGTGTAAGAGTAGTTCCTCACGCTGTAGCTAGATATGGTGCTTACTTAAGCTCTGGTGTAGTTATGATGCCTTCGTATGTAAATATCGGAGCGTATGTAGACGCTGGAACCATGGTGGATACTTGGGCTACAGTTGGTAGTTGCGCGCAAGTAGGTAAAGATGTTCACTTAAGTGGTGGAGTAGGAGTAGGTGGAGTGCTAGAACCTCTTCAAGCGGCGCCAGTAATTATTGAGGACGGAGCGTTTATCGGCTCAAGATGTATTCTTGTGGAAGGTGTAAGAGTTGGCAAAGAAGCTGTATTAGGCGCTAATGTCACATTGACTGGTAGCACGAAAATCATTGATGTTACAGGAGAAGAGCCTATTGAGTACAGAGGATATGTGCCACCTAGATCAGTAGTAATACCTGGTACTATTACTAAAAAATTCCCAGCTGGTGAATTTCAGGTTCCTGCGGCTTTGATTATCGGCCAGCGTAAAGAAAGCACAGACAAAAAGACGAGTTTAAATGATGCGTTAAGAGAAAATAACGTTTCAGTATAAAATTCTGATAAAATATTCGAAAACCTCCAGGGAATTAATTCCGTTTACATGTCATGAAGCGGTTGGATATTCTTTGGAGGTTTTTATTTCTTTTTATTTTGATATCTTGCGACAGTTCAAAAGAAACTGATTTAGGAAACAGTTATTTTGCGCAAGGAGACTACAAGTCGGCAATTGAGCAATATGAAAAAACGCTTCAATATGATCCAGGAAACCTGTATGCTTTAAATCGAATGGCCGATGCTCAGATGAAGTTGGGTGAAGCTAACAAGTCAATTCAAACTTACAAGAAAATACTGGAAATCGACAGAGAAGATATACATGCCAATATTGCATTAGGCGAGTATTTTTCAAATTTAAATCAATACAATATATCTGAAAATTACCTAAATTCCATTTCAAATAAACGTTTTGCTTTAAGCGGTTGTCAATCCGCATTAATTTACTATTTGCATTCAGTAAATGCTTATAACCTTAAAGATTATAAATTGGCCTTGAAAGATATCAACAGATCAATTAAAAGAAATAAATTAAATCCAAAACTTTACTATTTGAGGTATAAAATTTTTTCAGCGCTAAATGACGAAACTTTAGCGAACAAAGACAGCCTTGCGGCTTACACATTAGGATACAGACAAATTGACCAATTAAATATACAACCATGAAAAAATCTTTTTTAAAAATTGCGACAATTTCCTTCATAGCAATTTTCATGACAACCTTGTCTTTTGCTCAGTCTCATAAATCGTCACACCCTGAAGGGACATTGGTAGTAAAAGGAATAGGAACAGTATCAATTGCTCCGAGCATAGCTGTATTAAGCATTGATATCATTGCTGAAAACAAAGATTATCAAGCATGTATCGAATCTTTGGATAAGAAATCCGAAAACATCAAAAGCACGCTGAAAAAAGCTGGTTTTTCTTCAAAAAGCATCAAAACCTCTGGCTTCAGCATAAACAGGGACATGAAGTACAATTCTCAACTGGGCAAATCAGAATTTATCGGTTTTAAAGCCTCGCACAAAGTTAGTATTAGAATAGACAATAATAACGATGAGATCAATAAAGCTTTCAATGCCATAGCAGGTAGTTTAACCGACGCTGGTTTTTATTTAGGTTTTGATTTAAATGAACAAGAAAAAGAGAAAGCTAAAAACGAAATCATCAAAAATGCAGTTAGTGATGCTAAACAAAAAGCGGAATTGATAGCTAATGCAAGTGGAGTGGAGCTTGATAGAATAATAGACATTAGATATGGAGAACTTAATTTGCAACCTGTTTATCCAAGCTATAAATCAAGAGCTAATGCAATGGTCATGAGCGAAGGAGCTGCCCCGTCTTTGGACTTTGACATTAATGCTTCCGACATCAAGCATCGTGACGAGATCACTATCATTTGGTCGATAAAATAAACAATCCTAACAATGAAAGCCACTTTATAGTGGCTTTTCTAATCATGTGTGCAAATCTCCAGTGTTCTTATTTTTCTTGAACCTAAGCATACAGAACAATCCGTGTCAATATTTTTCTCACCATGACACAAAGAACACTCTACATACCCTTTAGATTCGCAAACTCCACATTTTTGGTACAAACTGCTTCCTAATGGCCCAGTAGTT
The Aureibacter tunicatorum DNA segment above includes these coding regions:
- a CDS encoding condensin complex protein MksE gives rise to the protein MNENIQPYLAQIFEYLSRGNFVNENSSSKSQRKLYQIINENFEDVQLYFAPLKFVLEPSQNSSYYYFSRQESRYNLEQKLAKFYDYIDIMAFFADFNISMSEGFRFSVNELEQKCKVDTNLSDQLKAIIKEENNILDRVLKIVKMMTDRGFFECENEEKKEYKVLSSYTYLQDLVQLIDIEVIENEKPLK
- a CDS encoding DinB family protein, which gives rise to MLVNKVSIELFEQLLSLCESLEDDEFTSPLNIIHNATVGKHIRHILEFYIGLKNGLESGVVSYDKRSHDQGLETSRALTSTKIKELIDFYQSLSSDKEIELEFSYPISKIDDKKIATSVEREIVYNIEHAIHHMAIIRIAVEQNFKNVAFEPSFGVAQSTIVYNN
- a CDS encoding 2,3,4,5-tetrahydropyridine-2,6-dicarboxylate N-succinyltransferase, with translation MEELKRIIEEAWENRELLKEQSVQDTIREVIEHLDKGRIRVAEPAGDDWQVNEWVKKAVVLYFPIQKMKITEAGPLEFHDKMELKRNYDQLGVRVVPHAVARYGAYLSSGVVMMPSYVNIGAYVDAGTMVDTWATVGSCAQVGKDVHLSGGVGVGGVLEPLQAAPVIIEDGAFIGSRCILVEGVRVGKEAVLGANVTLTGSTKIIDVTGEEPIEYRGYVPPRSVVIPGTITKKFPAGEFQVPAALIIGQRKESTDKKTSLNDALRENNVSV
- a CDS encoding NAD(P)H-dependent oxidoreductase, with protein sequence MEITLNNKIIESLKWRYAVKKFSDKKLTEEKLEVLIESLRLTPSAYGLQGWKFLIIENKEIREQLVEPAFNQRQVLEASHLIVMCTVDNYGHEHVESFMSEVADARNVSIDSLEGYSNMIKGTINNHSDESKETWLSKQLYIALGNLLTTCAIEEVDSCPMEGFIKEKYDDILNLKEKGLKSQLIVPIGYRAEDDPYASLKKVRKNQEDVIEWI
- a CDS encoding fumarylacetoacetate hydrolase family protein codes for the protein MRILRVRDIEDRVCYACLQADGSLLEIMNSIYSEKKELGSQIELKEILSPLKPSNIIGIGLNYRKHAEELGLAFPKFPVVFYKQNSSIQDPNLPIRLPSQLKSEKVDYEGELAIVIGKKCFNATQENALDYVLGYTIANDVSARDWQMEFGGSQWCRGKSFDTFCPLGPAIVTKDVISNPDKLKLSTFLNDNKVQESNTEDMIFSVPEIIEFLSADTTLEPGTVILTGTPEGVGQSTGRFLQAGDHISVEIENIGRIDNPVQ
- a CDS encoding SIMPL domain-containing protein, translated to MKKSFLKIATISFIAIFMTTLSFAQSHKSSHPEGTLVVKGIGTVSIAPSIAVLSIDIIAENKDYQACIESLDKKSENIKSTLKKAGFSSKSIKTSGFSINRDMKYNSQLGKSEFIGFKASHKVSIRIDNNNDEINKAFNAIAGSLTDAGFYLGFDLNEQEKEKAKNEIIKNAVSDAKQKAELIANASGVELDRIIDIRYGELNLQPVYPSYKSRANAMVMSEGAAPSLDFDINASDIKHRDEITIIWSIK
- a CDS encoding tetratricopeptide repeat protein → MKRLDILWRFLFLFILISCDSSKETDLGNSYFAQGDYKSAIEQYEKTLQYDPGNLYALNRMADAQMKLGEANKSIQTYKKILEIDREDIHANIALGEYFSNLNQYNISENYLNSISNKRFALSGCQSALIYYLHSVNAYNLKDYKLALKDINRSIKRNKLNPKLYYLRYKIFSALNDETLANKDSLAAYTLGYRQIDQLNIQP
- a CDS encoding ATP-binding protein: MKSHLNRLIFINSASVPYAEVALDGNIHFVGSNGFGKTTVLRSILFFYNPTSDKRALGIREDQKSFSNYYFEHENSYILYEIAKENFKFHIAVYKKGGKLQFRFVNSEFDKNLYIKEDYTARSHDELWKYMDNQLVSYTDELVRYADLRKIIYGSSNNKKYFQYSLFPSEDGAFKRNNANIPQLISNIFRTSKLDSRHIKKSIIEAVYEEDVKPIDLTTIERQLAKFRNDYKDLEAFENNQELANEIIKLSESSKDLDKSMKENANLLGLGIQNVSKKLGELEVKLDTNKVKINDIEKNQAEQLSIHDQRKEDLNGQKAVLLRDLNEIKRLREHYASSNISEVIKRVDQKPSLKIEIEQLTKDISDFKGTHKNANKLFETKIEEAKSNFSKVENEFLNKTKELEDKYREIAEAKKNKFRDELDQKHLSIQEEIKELDEELVLLKEEIVEVEYHAKDGLKSHPLSIKERNLKQQLLTLKNQSQDLESLIKNIKKDLSLLKEKLELKLKSHENEFVYKLKSLQNEINLNNERLQECDKKLNQFDGSLLEYLQNNDANWTENIGKVIKDELLYQPNIIIDKSRDSSETIFGYKFDLSKLATAKNSYKDLLHNQEKIQTKISSSKRDFSRLQEEKETKNDEIKREFEAESKKLKSELDQFEYKFTQLEFELKECELEHEETSAKFLEIRNQKADENNSKLNYLNEKFNLVTSNKNRKLLEFSVKKDLIRDENTKIEQIVKSEKETSLLPVNQNFEEYKKQFNADFLKLEELKSSSLKKSGIDPSLIREKENRLSQLNSLLSQIEGKEEKLVEQYLYDQDRILSKGDEIEEKYDFIIQELDKEKKSFASVNSEYLSSIDQLKENQYQWHTEKIDLENVLKEDIDTFRNLSHSPYHKFKSRIDTPKAINENSNINVKALINSLNSDYSHYNLNLSTLQKRMNKFTGLFSPNNFLNFSSSRQMESDLDFFRFVENKLKPFVESKSIETARSQIEQLHGELINDIALEIKDFSSKSTELEETISQINSDFTQTNFVGVVKSIELDYRPKDIGVVSVLKKIKSFTEQHNIGNQFDFFKENDNNKINQKSVKLLSELKNAIDKEGKFVISLEDTFDIWFKVAENNNNTGWVEKLSNVGSEGTDVLVKSMIYITLLNVFKLNAFKTNDNYQLHCMIDEVGKLSDRYLRELIEFTNNKNIKLIFGSPNENDPLIYQHVYKLHRENDQIMIVELIGESI